The following are encoded together in the Ovis canadensis isolate MfBH-ARS-UI-01 breed Bighorn chromosome 2, ARS-UI_OviCan_v2, whole genome shotgun sequence genome:
- the LOC138433948 gene encoding small ribosomal subunit protein eS12-like → MAEEGIAAGGVMDVNTALQEVLKTALIHDGLARGIREAAKALDKRQAHLYVLASNCDEPMYVKLVEALCAEHQINLIKVDDNKKLGEWVGLCKIDREGKPRKVVGCSCVVVKDYGKESQAKDVIEEYFKCKK, encoded by the coding sequence ATGGCCGAGGAAGGCATTGCTGCTGGAGGTGTAATGGACGTTAATACTGCTCTGCAAGAGGTGCTGAAGACCGCCCTCATCCACGATGGCTTAGCACGTGGAATTCGCGAAGCTGCGAAAGCTTTAGACAAGCGCCAAGCCCATCTATATGTGCTTGCATCCAACTGTGATGAGCCTATGTATGTCAAGTTGGTGGAGGCCCTTTGTGCTGAGCATCAAATCAACCTGATTAAGGTTGATGACAACAAGAAACTAGGGGAATGGGTAGGCCTCTGTAAAATTGACAGAGAGGGAAAACCCCGTAAAGTGGTTGGTTGCAGTTGTGTGGTGGTTAAGGACTATGGCAAAGAATCTCAGGCCAAGGATGTCATCGAGGAGTACTTCAAATGCaagaaatga